The sequence CTTAAGTTTTTTTCTCCTAAAGTACGCTCTTCGATTTTTGCTCCATCTACCAAATTCTGCCTTTTTCTGGTGGCGTTCTTTGTCCAAAGAAATATTTTCTTCATGTGCAGAAACCTTTTTACAAACCCAACTGAACTCAAAAAGCACAAAGGTAAGAAAAATAGAAACTGAACACAAATCTTAAGATCAAACAACAAACATATACTCAGAAAACAATACATGAACCTCTCAAAAAATTCAGTGAGCGCTCTCGGAGCTTTTTAAGCACATGAAAGCATACTGCAATCATACTTTCCACTCACATCTCCTTTCTGAAACTTACACACATTCACGCATTCTACATACACTTCCAAAATTTgagaacaaaaaattaaaaaaataaataaattctcgATCAAACATGCCAAAAATTAACTTATTCGAAATCAACAAAGTCCGATGAAATCAATATATTCACAACAAATCAAAGTATTAAAAAGAATATTTTTCACACGGCCAAAGTTCAAAAAACCCCATTAAAAATCCTCATCAAACAGCAACAACTTATCCAACaccaataaattcaaaaaaagaaaaaaaaaatccatccAAACCACgaaattcaacaaaaaaaatccatcaaaacattacaaaagaaaaatcaaaggcacaaagcaaacacaattcttaaattttaaattcaacatatacgataattgaaaaataaaataaacactgGACAAATCTTTTATGAAATCTAAAGTGAAAAATAACTAATTCGAACTCGATATCGGCACTGGTATAGAAAATAAAGTGAAATGTGGAGAAAAATTCATAAAGATTTATCAAGTGTAAAATTTCGTCACACCGTTCTTGAGGGGTGATTTTTAGCCAATCCATTTGGTTGAATATGAAGCAAGGATGCGAAAACTTGACCTCCAATTATAGTATCCTTTAAAACACAACACAGTTAATAAAAATTACGATGATTAATACGGCACcagcacaaaaaaaaaaaacttgaaaatgCAAGGAATCCCAATTTACCTTAAAActaattgaaaattttgaattgtaatgatttccaaataatttttgaaactaAAACAAAGAATCCAAAAATTAGCACAGAACAaacgtgaaaaaaaaaaagaattccaAATTTACCTCAAAATCGAATAGAAAATTTCATTGCGACGGTTTCCGAATGATCTAGAAAAAGCCAGAGCATTGTTAAAATAGGTGCTTACATTTACAGCCGATGATCCAGAAAAAGGCACAATCCAAAGGACAAACAGGAGGATAAGTTAATGGAACTATTCAGTAAAATCGAGATCCGGAAGATCCTGAAACCTAACAGTAAACTGAGGTAGCATATCGGAAAATCGAAAAATCAATCTGATAAAAAGAAACAGATGGGAGGTTGATTAAGTTTATCGGCAAatcgagaaaaaaaaaaaacaaacggAGGGTTGATTAAAAGCTAGTTAATAAGAAAAATTGGAGTTGTTGAAGATGTTCATATACGTCGATCCGGTGGAGTTGATTTTGAACCCACTGCATCAATCGTGTTGGAGGGCCCTTTCATTGGCAGAggttgaaaaattttcaaagcGGAAGAAGAAACAACCACCATGCTTGATTTGAGATCGCTTGGTTGCAGAGAATCTGAACTAATGGTTGAAAGGCAGATGAAAATCATGCATTCAATGGTTAGTATTTTTACAAATaggcgtaattaattatatattgttgacgtgtCAAATCATAAGACATTAGATCTATTATTGGGATATTACTTATATGCTAGGTTGAAATCTACCTGGTTTGAACGGGAAAAGTCTATGTTCGTGACGTGGAAAAatatgattggttaaaattagtGGGCACCATGTGAGTGGGTGTTGGGGGGCATTTTTGGATTATTAAAAATAAGACCAAGACACCATAGTTAGTTTTTATGTGGTATTCAAACTTAATTAATAGTAAAAGATAAAAGATAATATGTAATTAAGATAAGGCAAGCATATTTAtacataatttaaattttaattaatactaGGTAAAAATGCACACAGTTTACGTGTGTAAAATAAAGGTTTttgtatatgtatttttttttaaaaaaagaataaaatgaaTGAAATTATGGGTAGTTAATAGAAAAGGGCAATCATGAAATTATGAGATTTTGGTGTCATCAAGgtggttatttttatataatagtgGTTATTCTAATAGCCTgatcttttatataatagtatagacAGTATAGATATAATAGTATAGACGGTATAGATGTAAAaagttttttaaacaaaataaaaaaagccCTAATTAAATTCATCACAAAGCCTTGTTAAGAATTGGCGGACAAAGGCGGCAAATTTTTCATCACTTCTTCCTCATCCCGCCTCTTCTCGATCGTGAATTCCCCAAGTGGTTTTACTGGATTCTCCAGGGTTGTGCGATCATAAGAAATTTATACTGctctcaattttatttttttttgttattttctgtTTTCTTTCTCTATATACAGCTTATAATTTTTTAGATCTTGAATTGTGTTATGGGTGTTGGAATCGTGTGTATGAATTTCTATATTTTGTGTTGCGTGTTTCGTTGTTCCAACTAATTAGATTGAAATTTGCCAACTATGTTCATACGTGGTAGTGGGAATTAGTTTTCTTAAGTTTAGATGGTACTGATCATGTTTTCTTCGATcctatttgaaaattttatgtaGCCTTTGAATTGATGAATAAGCTAATTGGAATTGCAAATTATTTCCAGCAATAGTTTTACCAAATAATtagaaattaagaaaaaaatactTGTCTTGCAATGCCAGTGAACAGTTCGTAGAAAAGATGCAATCGTGTGTTATGCTTTATTGTCATTGATCCAAGTATGTGGGTGTggcaaatttatatataaaaaaagtaaaaaaatggATGGAAAATTGATGTCCAAATACGAGGAGTCTAAACTCTTGCAAAAGATAACAATGTTGAATGCACTGGATTTGAAGATACAGTTCACTGCAATAtgcatacatatataaatagtGTTTGTGGTGAAAACACTATGTAATATTAAAAGACATTGACTCAAATTCAGCAAAGAGGATGATGAAAGCAACAAATGGGAGAAAATTAATGCAGCTGAAATATAAATGGGATAATCTTAGTGATAGACAGATGAAAAAGGTGTGGAATGAAAATGCGGGTGAATTATATAGATCAGCGATTCATTTAGCTAAAAAAGCTGCATTAGCATCTGCATATGAAGACTTAGAAGAAGAACCAGACATAATGGATATGATAGGTAGGGGCCCGACTGGATGGGAAAAGCTATATGGAATGAGTTAGTTCAGAATCACTGGAGTAAAGAAAAACATATTATGAAATGTGAATCTGCAAGAAAAAATTGGAtgacaaagaaagatggatcaatTACAAGACATGCTGGGGGTTCCATATCTTTTGGGGCACATCGAGAAAGAATGGTAAATCTTATTTTCTAAATGTGATTTACGTCTTCCTTGTTGAGCACTTTTAATCATATTTCAATTAGAtatatcaaatttaatatataattgtctTTCTATTGCATATATAATCACAGAAAAAAGAGTTGGGGCGAGAAGTAGATCCATTTGAAGTTTTTAAACGTACACACAAGAAGAAGCAAGGAACTGGGGAGTTCGTTGACACTAAATCAAAAAGAATTAGTGTGAGTTGGAACTTGTttactttatttaattttcataattttttaatatcttTTTGGTAATTTGGAAACAAATTATGCACTTAGATAATATTAATTAACGTGTTTGTACAATAGCATAGAATTTTTGGTATCATTCAATCGACAAgggatatatatgtatatgtgatATCAATTGTAATTATTTTATTGTCATAATGAAATTTTCATGTTCTCACGTTAGGAGCTTTAAACAAACTGTTCTTCTGTGGATGTTTGACCTTGGCTTTGTGTATTGATCTCTCTAGCATTTTAGATTTTAACATTCTTGTATGTTTAACCTTGGGTTTTATGTTCTTAGTTTTCTTGCATTTTACTTGCTGACATGAGATGTGGTTTCTTCAATTATAATTGTTAACTTTCTTCAGCATTTTTATTTGGTGTTTTCTTACATGTATTGGAAAGGAAAACTACAGGGAAAATCTTAATTTTGATGATCAATCTTCTCATCCTTCATTTGATCTCTCATCTTGGTGTGATGTGGCGGGTTGCCCAACAAAGGGAAGGGTATATGGATATGATCGTgatcaaaattttgaaagatCATGCGGTGCAAGTTTGTTTCCAGCAATGGATGGAATGCGTTCTAATGAGATAAACAATGAGTTTTCTAAAGAAATTGAAGAGATGCGTGCAGCGAGGAAGAAGATggaagaagaaattgaagagaGTAAGAAGAAATTGGAATGTAATCATGGAAAATAAGCGTAGAGAAGAGAAACTCATTGAGGAAGCTAGACAGCGAGAAGAGAATCTTAGAGAGATGGTTCGTCAAATGATTCAAGAGGTGGGCTATACAAATCACTTGTTTGCAGGGGGGTCTGGAATCCGTGAGCGACGTGGAAGGGGATTTAAAGATAATTATTAGGAGTATTGactctttatttttttagttattgTTGGATTCATTATTGGTTGAGTTTTGGATGGTTTGAATATTTATTTGGGAACTGTTTATTACTTTGCACAGTACACTTTGTGGataatttattatgttttttattgagtttttttataaatcagttgatttagttattatttatttattatagattttattgttttgtaaGAAAATTAATGATTGATTTGTAAATAAAACTGATTACATCTATAGATGGATTTATAAACAGAATCAGAGACGGATTTATAAATACTTTTAGAGTATTATTTGAGACCGATTTTTGACATATTTAATACTAGATTAGAGACCGAATTCGAATTTGAATGCGAAATCATTTCAGCAAATTAAACACAGAATCATAAACAGATATGCAATCCGTCTCTAAAATTATAAACGGATTTTTTTGTCTCAAAATCAGAGACGAGATTTCATAAACAGATTTTTGAAACAGAATTTTTTGTCTCAAATTTCATTCTGAGACGGAAATATGATATTTagaaacaaatttttttgtCTCTGAAGCCTTGTTCTCTTgaatgatatttataatataatgttTGTTCGTGACGTAGGTGATAACCCACGAAGTTTTTTGTTTACTTCCTTACAAGCGTATGAAATTGCATACGAGACCATCTTCAAGATTGTGTATGAGACCCACTGCGAGACCGTCATTTATGAGGCTACGATGTTATAACTTACTAGTCAACACTTACAAGGTTGTAGCTTACTGTTCTACGCTTATTAGGTTGCAGCTTACTGTCCTACATTTACGAGGTTTTAACTCATTGGTCTACACTTACAAGGTTTCGCTTATGAACCCAAGGGCGGAGGCAAGCTTTGAGCCACCCGagcttttttttaaatttttttaagtagccaaattttttaaaacaataaattGAGTATTATTTTGGGCTAATGTTATATTAGCCCGGGTGacccaattaaaaaaaattaagtagcccacattttatttttcaaaaccagtcttaaaacaaaacaaaaataaaaataaaatgcaaaaatgagtTGTTTTTCATTTTCGCTTTTGACTTCATTGaattcaattaaattatttgtcaTTTCATTTTCACCTATTCAATCTCTATATTTTAAAGATCTATTATATTATAATGCTACCACTTTTATAAGCACGTCGATCAAATAATGATGGAGTTTGCATATAAATGGAGAAATATTTAATCTCTTTGTGGTTAATTTTGAGgagatttttttaataaattctaCCTTTTTTCTGTAAAAATCCGTGTTTTTAGCTTCTATAGCTTTTGGGCTTCTCGGTTCTCGCTAAAAAATTTTAGCCCGGATAAAATCAAAATCCTGGCTCTGCCATTGTATGAACCAGTTTGACTCAATATATCTTTTGGTTATATCATCTTGACACCATTTGTGGAACCCGTCACCTAGTCACTGCAATCACACACAGTTCATATCACCAATGACGATCAAAGACGTTTATCTCCCACTCCCCACCAACAACAGGAGTTTCTTATCACAAACGACGTTCTGAGAGCTCTGATGGAGGAGACAACATCCCATGCTGAAGCTGAGGCAATGGATCAACATCTAGCAACCCAACAACAGAAAATGATAACAAGAGCGCACTCGATAGTAGGTTGCCTTCTGTTCACATAGAGAGGGTTCCACAAGAAAGAGAAGTGATCGAGACAAATGACACCAATTTTGGGAAGAGGGCAAAACTTCACAAGTACAAGGCTGATAGCCTTGAATTGTCTTCCCATCTGGAGCTTGGCACTTCAAGAAAGGAGGAGAACTCTAAAAAAATTATACCAACTCGACGTAGTCCTTTCACCTCTGCCACCTTGGCCGAAGTGCTATATGTAGGAGTAAAGATAGCAAACATAATCGAGTACAATATGACGGGTATCCACAAGATCACCTCGACGGGTTCTACGCAAAGGCCTAATTATATGATATAAGTGATGTCGCGTACTATAAGATATTTCAAACTACTTTTTCAGGTCTTGCACTCTTTTGGTTCAACAAACTACCTCCCGAAACTACATGAAGTTCGGAGCAATTCACCCATAATTTTCTGTATCAAtagaaaatattcaaaatcaaCAACATACTTGTTCACCATAATCCAGAACGAGGGAGAAGGTCTACGATAATATGTGCAACGGTTCACCCAAGAAATTCATGAAGACCCGCATATCAACAATGACTTGTAGCTGGAATAATGCAACAAAATATTCGTAATAGAAgatttaaaaaatcaataataggAAAACCCCCAAGAACTCTAGAAGAATTATTTAAAAGATGGAAGAATACATAAGCGTAGAGGAATAATGGGGACGTaagtattaaaaaaaagaaaaatataagAATGAAAGTACAAGAGAAGGAAGAGAAAAAACAAACATATTCAAGTCTCCATTTCCAACACATTTCTCTCAATTCACGTTTGATGGACGTACTAGTGTTTGTCGAACAACAGAGCTTACTATGACCCTCGTGGCTAATGAAGGAAAACAAAATCGGAGAAGTATTGTAACTTCCACAAGGATATAGAACACGCTGCGGAAGATTGTTTCAACTCACGAGCTGAAATGGAACAAGCGGAGTGTAGCGCCTAAAAACCCAATATACTAAattgcatgcattaaattaaataaatattatgatttatttttatgtttaattgatttaaattttttatttgaattattgtgctaataaaatgttaattatttatttaaataattttattatactaactatttaattaatgcttttaattgtttaagtttacttatttaaatgattttattatacaacttatttgttttaatgattttaaaggattaagcttgcttatttaaatggtttaatttaattgtccaccttatttatttaaaataatttaagtttatcggttagttatttaaaagatttttaaatgtctagcttatttatttaaaaacttttgattgtccaatttgttttaaatatttttaattccacttgtgtatttatttaaatgacttttaaactttcatctagtttatttaaattatgttaATCGCTTTGTttattattcaaatattttatttatcgtcgcgacatcaaaatatttaagtattgatttttaaaaaaattcttgagTTTTCGTTATTTTAGGGCCGGCGGGAGGAGACGGAGTCGTgagttataatttatttttgagttttatgtAGTAAACTTGAGGAAATttattaaatgattattttaaaaattttcgatcaacgaaaatttattttaattcctTACAAGTCGAGGAAATTAGGTAAAACTTCATTTTAAGGATTTTCGagtagttttatttattttaaaagaattttaaagtttatttaattacctccaaaaaatttatatttttaaaatccggGTAAAAATTGTTttgcttaaatatttataattttaattttagagatttaattgttataaatttctttaaattcttatttCGCTTAATTATTTAAGCTAATTAATCTTGAGTTCTTGAGTTCAGTGATTCCGGGTCCGGCTTGAGGAGACGGTGGATTTTGGCGGTAATTCTTAGTTTCACAAGATTTGAGATTTCTGAAAAATTGAGGAAACTAGATAAAGTTTTGTTTAGAAATTTTCCGGGAGGCCATAATTATTTTTTACGAAATTGTAGAgtttattttattacttttCAAATTAGTATTTTAAAACTCGAGTAAATGATATTTAAATCCCTTTAATTGGTAAATTTTCAAAGATATGGGAATTTGAGTGATTTTGTGTGAGTAGTGTATAAGTTGTAAAATGCCTAATTGCAACTCTTTAAGTTTTATAGTAGCAACTGTTAGGCTTTTActtacacacacatatacatacacTTATACACATATACACACTTTTaataccaaaaaataaaataaaatagatctCTCTCCTTCCCCTTAACTCTAGCCGCCCCATCACCACTTCTTCTCCCCAAACCTCATGCCACTCACCCTTCTCCCATCCAAACTCACGGCAACCACTTCACCTCCGCCGCTGTCGTCCCGCCTCTTCACCGGTCGGAGCTCAAGATTATGAAGTAAAGAAAGCTACTCTCACCTTTTTCAgcttttccaattttttttcttgtttatttTGCAGAAAAGGCAAGTATAAACATTTATTTTGACCATCAAGTGAAGATATTATGTTGTGTGTCATGTTTTCTTCAAGTATTTTGGGTTTTGTGTATTGGTGTTAAGgcatttcaaaatttcagaaaaCTTCATTAGGTTTTATGCCCAAATCTCGAAAATTATAATGCATAATTGGTGTTGAAATGAGCTATGTTATGTGTGTTGGATGATTTTTGATGTTGCTGAGCATTTCGAAATTTGCAGCCACTAGTCATGGGTTGTTTGAGCtcatttttgaattttggattGAATGATGCTTAAGGGCTGCCTAGGCTAGTTGAATTGGAGTCTAAACAGTGTCTTGGATGAGGTAGGAGAAGTTTAGAAGGCTAGAAATGATTGATTAGGCATATGGAAGTGACTAGCGAGGCCGTGTGTATGGTTGTCCCGGTTGGGGAAAGTCGGCTAAAAATTTGACTTTGAGATAGCTTCGGGCATGAGGGCTTGGCTCGAGGTTTCAATATGGTCTAAGGATATTTAATAGAGTTGGTTTGTAGGCTGAAAGTTGGAAAATTCAATCGGTGAAGAGTTCGTAAGGGTTAAGATAGTAGTGGACTTGTGCAAATTTTTACGTCCCGTG comes from Henckelia pumila isolate YLH828 chromosome 4, ASM3356847v2, whole genome shotgun sequence and encodes:
- the LOC140866001 gene encoding uncharacterized protein, whose translation is MGKAIWNELVQNHWSKEKHIMKCESARKNWMTKKDGSITRHAGGSISFGAHRERMKKELGREVDPFEVFKRTHKKKQGTGEFVDTKSKRISENYRENLNFDDQSSHPSFDLSSWCDVAGCPTKGRVYGYDRDQNFERSCGASLFPAMDGMRSNEINNEFSKEIEEMRAARKKMEEEIEESKKKLECNHGK